A stretch of Cicer arietinum cultivar CDC Frontier isolate Library 1 chromosome 5, Cicar.CDCFrontier_v2.0, whole genome shotgun sequence DNA encodes these proteins:
- the LOC101493648 gene encoding receptor protein-tyrosine kinase CEPR1 — protein MTHHPFFLFKLILIISITTISHVTTTKTNQSEFFSLMKLSLTGNHPLDWSFKLDKPICAFTGITCNDKGDVMSLDFTGYSSLSGNFPLNICIYFPNLRILRLSNTKFKFPTNSITNCSHLEELYMNQMHQSGTLPNFSSLKSLRILDLSYNSFTGEFPMSVFNLTELEILNFNENNGFNLWELPKSFEKMKKLKSMVLSTCMVHGQIPPSISNITTLIDLELSGNFLTGQIPKELGLLKNLQQLELYYNYHLLGNIPEELGNLTELVDLDMSVNKLTGTIPSSVCNLPNLQVLQLYNNSLSGEIPHSIENSKKLRILSLYDNFLSGNVPKKLGQFSGMVVLDLSENKLSGPLPEHVCKGGKLLYFLVLDNMFSGFIPESYANCMFLLRFRVSNNRLEGSVPKGLLSLPHVSIIDLSSNNLTGSIPELNGNSRNLSELFLQRNKISGNITPTISRAVNLVKIDFSYNFLYGPIPSEIGNLRKLNLLMLQGNKLNSSIPSSLSLLESLNLLDLSNNLLTGNIPESLSVLLPNSINFSHNLLYGPIPPKLIKGGLVESFSGNPGLCVMPLYANSSDQKNFPLCSHADHKSKMNTIWVAGVSVVLIFFGAALFLKKRCSNEAALVEHEDTLSSSFFSYDVKSFHMISFDQREIVESLVDKNIMGHGGSGTVYKIELKSGDVVAVKRLWSRNSKDSSSAEDDLFVDKALKAEVETLGSIRHKNIVKLYCCFSSLDCSLLVYEFMPNGTLYDSLHKGWIHLDWPTRYRIALGIAQGLAYLHHDLVFPIIHRDIKSTNILLDEDYHPKVADFGIAKVLQARGGKDSTTTVIAGTYGYLAPEYAYSSRATTKCDVYSFGVILMELLTGRKPIESEFGENRNIVFWVSNKVEGKEGARPSEVFDPKLSCSFKDDMVKLLRIAIRCTYKAPASRPTMKEVVQLLIEAEPKSSDSCKLLPTKDVSTNVTFIKKPFEL, from the exons atgactcATCATCCATTCTTCCTCTTTAAACTCATACTAATTATCTCCATAACCACCATATCACATGTTACCACCACGAAAACAAACCAATCTGAGTTTTTTTCACTTATGAAACTGTCTCTCACAGGTAACCACCCTTTAGATTGGAGTTTCAAACTCGATAAACCGATATGCGCCTTCACAGGAATCACCTGTAACGACAAAGGAGACGTTATGAGTCTCGACTTTACAGGTTATTCGTCACTCTCAGGAAACTTTCCTCTAAATATTTGCATATACTTTCCAAACTTACGCATACTACGTTTAAGTAACACAAAATTCAAGTTCCCAACGAACAGTATAACAAACTGTTCGCACTTAGAAGAATTATACATGAACCAGATGCACCAGTCAGGAACACTTCCAAATTTCTCGTCATTAAAATCACTCAGAATTCTCGACTTATCATACAACTCCTTCACTGGTGAATTTCCAATGTCTGTTTTCAACCTCACAGAGCTTGAGATTCTTAACTTCAACGAAAACAATGGTTTCAATCTATGGGAGCTACCAAAGAGTTTtgaaaagatgaaaaaattgaagtcAATGGTTTTGTCAACATGCATGGTGCATGGTCAAATTCCACCATCCATATCAAACATAACAACACTCATTGATCTTGAATTAAGTGGAAATTTCTTAACAGGTCAAATTCCAAAAGAGCTTGGTTTGTTGAAAAACTTGCAACAACTTGAACTTTACTATAACTATCATCTTCTTGGTAACATTCCAGAAGAGCTTGGAAATTTAACTGAGCTTGTTGATTTGGATATGTCAGTAAACAAATTAACAGGAACAATTCCATCTTCTGTATGTAACCTTCCAAACCTTCAAGTTCTTCAACTTTATAACAACAGTCTATCAGGTGAAATTCCACATTCGATCGAAAATTCGAAAAAACTTAGAATATTGTCGCTTTACGACAATTTCTTAAGTGGAAATGTTCCTAAGAAACTAGGACAGTTTTCAGGTATGGTTGTTCTTGATTTATCAGAAAACAAATTATCTGGTCCTTTGCCAGAACATGTTTGTAAAGGAGGTAAACTGttatattttcttgttttgGATAACATGTTTTCTGGTTTTATACCAGAAAGTTATGCAAACTGCATGTTTCTGTTAAGGTTTCGTGTCAGTAATAATCGTTTAGAAGGTTCTGTTCCAAAAGGGTTGTTAAGTTTACCACATGTTTCAATCATTGATTTGAGTAGCAACAATTTAACCGGTTCGATTCCCGAGTTAAACGGTAATTCAAGAAACTTGTCTGAACTTTTTCTTCAGAGGAACAAGATTTCAGGAAACATAACACCAACAATCTCTAGAGCTGTTAATCTTGTCAAAATTGATTTCAGTTATAACTTTCTTTATGGTCCTATACCTTCAGAAATTGGTAACCTTAGAAAGCTTAACTTGCTTATGTTACAAGGTAACAAGTTAAACTCTTCTATTCCTAGTTCACTTTCTTTGTTGGAATCACTTAACCTTCTTGATCTTTCAAATAATCTCTTAACTGGAAACATACCTGAAAGCCTTTCTGTGTTGTTGCCAAATTCTATTAACTTTTCTCATAATCTTCTTTATGGTCCTATTCCTCCTAAGTTGATTAAAGGTGGTTTAGTTGAAAGTTTTTCAGGTAATCCTGGTTTATGTGTTATGCCACTGTATGCTAATTCATCTGATCAAAAAAACTTTCCTTTATGTTCACATGCTGATCATAAATCTAAGATGAATACTATTTGGGTAGCTGGTGTATCTGTGGTTTTGATCTTTTTTGGAGCTgctttgtttttgaaaaagagGTGTAGCAATGAAGCGGCTTTGGTCGAACACGAAGACACGCTTTCGTCGTCTTTTTTCTCTTATGATGTTAAGAGTTTTCACATGATTAGTTTTGATCAAAGAGAGATTGTTGAGTCTTTGGTTGATAAGAATATAATGGGACATGGAGGGTCAGGGACAGTTTACAAGATCGAATTGAAGAGCGGCGATGTTGTCGCGGTTAAGAGACTTTGGAGTAGAAATTCAAAGGATTCATCATCAGCTGAAGATGATTTGTTTGTGGACAAGGCATTGAAAGCTGAAGTTGAGACACTTGGGAGTATAAGACACAAGAACATAGTGAAGTTGTATTGTTGTTTCTCAAGTTTGGATTGTAGTTTATTGGTTTATGAGTTTATGCCAAATGGTACTTTGTATGATTCTCTTCATAAGGGTTGGATTCATTTAGATTGGCCTACAAGGTATAGGATTGCACTTGGAATTGCTCAAGGTCTTGCATATCTTCACCATGATTTGGTTTTTCCTATTATTCATAGAGATATTAAGTCAACTAATATACTCTTGGATGAGGATTACCATCCAAAAGTTGCTGATTTTGGGATTGCTAAGGTTTTGCAAGCAAGAGGGGGAAAGGATTCTACAACCACTGTTATTGCAGGAACATATGGTTACTTAGCACCAG AATATGCATATTCATCAAGGGCAACCACAAAGTGTGATGTGTACAGTTTTGGTGTAATTCTGATGGAGTTATTAACAGGGAGAAAACCAATTGAGTCAGAATTTGGAGAGAACAGAAAcatagtgttttgggtttcaaACAAAGTAGAAGGCAAAGAAGGTGCTAGACCAAGTGAAGTTTTTGATCCAAAGTTATCATGTTCATTCAAAGATGACATGGTTAAATTGTTAAGGATTGCAATTCGATGTACCTACAAAGCACCAGCTAGTAGACCAACCATGAAAGAGGTTGTTCAACTTTTGATTGAGGCAGAGCCAAAAAGTTCTGATTCTTGCAAGTTGTTGCCAACCAAAGATGTGTCAACAAATGTTACCTTCATAAAGAAACCATTTGAGttataa
- the LOC101493327 gene encoding receptor-like protein kinase 7 has product MFVPSISSQLLSLFVLLFSLSSLLTYAKSNELQILLNVKSTLQNSNTKFFNSWNPNNSVCSFKGITCNSINSVTEINLSHKNLSGTLPLDSLCNLQSLTKLVLSFNYFHGRVTENLTNCVNLQFLDLGNNFFTGTFPDISSLNQLQYLYVNKSGFSGTFPWQSLLNITGLLQLSVGDNAFDLTPFPKEVLNLKKLNWLYMSNCNIGGNLPVGIGNLTELTELEFADNFITGELPGDIVNLKKLWQLEFYNNSITGKIPIGFRNLQKLQNFDGSMNHLEGNLSELRFLTNLVSLQLFENNLSGEIPSELGEFKRLNGLSLYRNKLTGPIPQKIGSNTEFHFIDVSENFLTGSIPPYMCNKGKMHALLMLQNNFTGEIPETYGNCLTLERLRVSNNSLSGTVPSGIWGLPIVEIIDIELNQLEGSITSDIQKAKNLAIIFARKNRLSGEIPEEISKTTSLVTIDLSENEITGNIPEGIGELKILGNLHLQVNKLSGSIPESLGYCTSLSDVDLSGNLISDKIPSTLGLLPALNSLNFSNNKLSGEIPESLTSLKLSLFDLSHNRLSGLIPVALTIQAYNGSLTGNPGLCTLDAIGSFKRCSETNGMSKDVLALLLCFTVALVLFLCCLGVYLKLKKSEKGNKYGRERSLKEESWDVKSFHVLSFTEDEVLDSIKQENLIGKGGSGNVYRVTLANGKELAVKHIWNTDFTSRKKSWSSTPMLSKRGASKSNEFDAEVQALSSIRHVNVVKLYCSITSEDSSLLVYEYMPNGSLWDRLHSSGKMELDWETRYEIAVGAAKGLEYLHHGCERPVIHRDVKSSNILLDEFLKPRIADFGLAKIVRANVVKDSTHIIAGTHGYIAPEYGYTYRVNEKSDVYSFGVVLMELVTGKRPSESEFGENKDIVSWVHGKAGSKEKFKSAVDLRIPEMYKEEACKVLRTAVLCTATLPAMRPSMRAVVQKLEDAAPCKLVRIVISKDGSGKKIGVNDK; this is encoded by the exons ATGTTCGTCCCCTCAATTTCCTCGCAACTCCTCTCTCTTTTCGTTCTTCTCTTCTCACTCTCCTCACTCCTCACATATGCAAAATCCAACGAGCTTCAAATTCTACTCAACGTAAAATCTACcctccaaaattcaaacacCAAATTCTTCAACTCATGGAATCCAAACAATTCCGTTTGCAGTTTCAAAGGAATCACCTGCAACTCAATCAATTCCGTCACAGAAATAAATCTCTCCCATAAAAATCTCTCCGGAACTCTCCCTCTAGACTCACTCTGCAACCTTCAATCTCTCACTAAACTTGTCTtaagtttcaactatttccacGGCAGAGTCACAGAAAATCTCACAAACTGTGTTAACTTACAGTTTCTAGATCTAGGTAACAACTTTTTCACAGGAACGTTCCCAGATATATCATCACTTAACCAACTTCAATATCTCTACGTTAACAAAAGTGGATTTTCTGGAACTTTTCCGTGGCAGTCTCTGTTAAATATAACGGGACTGTTACAGTTAAGCGTCGGAGATAACGCTTTTGATCTAACGCCGTTTCCTAAAGAGGTTTTGAATCTCAAGAAACTTAATTGGCTTTACATGAGTAACTGTAACATTGGTGGAAATTTACCGGTTGGAATCGGTAACTTGACGGAACTTACCGAATTAGAATTCGCCGATAATTTCATCACCGGAGAACTTCCCGGAGATATTGTCAACCTTAAGAAACTCTGGCAGCTTgaattctacaataattcaaTAACCGGAAAGATTCCGATCGGGTTTAGAAACCTacaaaaacttcaaaatttCGATGGATCAATGAACCATTTAGAAGGAAATCTCTCTgagttaaggtttttaaccaatctcgtttCGCTTCAActctttgaaaacaatttatccGGCGAAATTCCATCGGAGTTAGGCGAATTCAAACGTCTAAACGGTTTGTCCCTTTACAGAAACAAATTAACAGGTCCTATTCCTCAGAAGATTGGTTCGAATACAGAGTTTCATTTCATCGACGTTTCGGAGAATTTTTTAACAGGTTCGATTCCACCGTATATGTGTAACAAAGGAAAAATGCACGCGCTTCTTATGCTTCAGAATAATTTCACCGGAGAGATACCGGAAACTTACGGTAACTGTTTAACTCTGGAGAGATTAAGAGTGAGTAACAACTCGCTCTCGGGTACCGTTCCTTCCGGTATTTGGGGATTACCAATTGTTGAAATAATTGATATTGAATTGAATCAGTTAGAAGGTTCTATTACCTCAGATATTCAAAAGGCAAAAAACTTAGCAATTATATTCGCAAGAAAGAACCGGTTATCCGGTGAAATACCAGAAGAGATTTCAAAAACGACGTCGTTGGTGACTATTGATCTTAGCGAGAATGAAATTACTGGGAACATTCCAGAAGGTATTGGAGAGCTTAAAATCCTTGGTAACCTTCATTTACAGGTTAACAAGTTATCAGGTTCAATACCGGAATCTTTAGGTTACTGCACCTCACTCAGCGACGTTGATTTATCAGGAAATTTAATTTCCGATAAAATCCCTTCGACGTTGGGTTTGTTACCGGCTTTAAATTCTCTTAACTTCTCGAACAACAAACTCTCTGGTGAAATACCTGAGAGTTTAACGTCACTTAAATTGAGTCTCTTTGATCTATCTCATAATCGATTATCTGGTTTAATACCAGTGGCTTTGACTATTCAAGCTTACAATGGAAGCCTCACTGGTAACCCAGGTTTATGTACTCTTGACGCTATTGGTTCTTTCAAGCGTTGCTCTGAAACTAATGGAATGTCAAAAGACGTTCTTGCCCTTCTCCTTTGTTTCACAGTAGCTTTGgttttgtttctttgttgtttgGGTGTGTActtgaaattgaagaaaagtGAAAAGGGTAATAAATATGGAAGAGAACGTTCTTTGAAGGAAGAATCATGGGATGTGAAATCGTTCCATGTATTGAGTTTTACAGAAGATGAGGTTCTTGATTCAATTAAGCAAGAGAATCTAATAGGAAAAGGAGGTTCAGGGAATGTGTATAGAGTCACACTTGCAAATGGAAAAGAACTTGCAGTTAAACACATTTGGAACACTGATTTTACTTCAAGGAAAAAGTCATGGAGCAGCACTCCGATGTTATCCAAGCGTGGTGCATCGAAGTCGAATGAATTCGACGCTGAGGTTCAGGCTTTGAGTTCTATAAGACACGTGAACGTGGTAAAGCTTTATTGCAGTATAACTAGCGAAGATTCAAGTCTTTTGGTGTATGAGTACATGCCTAATGGAAGTTTGTGGGATAGGCTTCATAGTAGTGGGAAGATGGAGCTTGATTGGGAAACAAGATATGAAATTGCTGTTGGTGCTGCTAAAGGGTTGGAGTATTTGCATCATGGGTGTGAGAGACCAGTGATTCATAGGGATGTTAAGTCAAGTAACATTTTGTTGGATGAGTTTTTGAAACCTAGGATTGCTGATTTTGGACTTGCTAAGATTGTTCGTGCAAACGTTGTTAAAGATTCTACCCATATCATAGCCGGAACTCACGGCTACATTGCTCCCG AATATGGGTACACATACAGAGTAAATGAGAAAAGTGATGTGTATAGTTTTGGAGTGGTATTGATGGAATTGGTAACGGGCAAAAGACCAAGTGAATCCGAATTTGGAGAAAACAAGGACATAGTTAGTTGGGTTCATGGGAAGGCAGGGAGTAAGGAAAAGTTTAAGAGTGCGGTGGATTTGAGAATTCCGGAGATGTATAAAGAGGAAGCTTGCAAGGTGTTGAGAACTGCTGTTTTATGTACAGCAACTCTTCCGGCTATGAGACCAAGTATGAGAGCTGTGGTTCAAAAACTTGAGGATGCTGCTCCTTGTAAATTGGTTAGAATTGTTATCAGCAAAGATGGGAGTGGAAAGAAAATTGGAGTCAATGACAAATGA